The window CCTTATTTACCCTTAATGGCGACAACTGGCCCAGCCCGGATGCTAAACCTGGCATATCAAACTTATTGCTTAGAAAAATAAACGCTGATTGTTTTACCGCCGAAATTCACCTGGATAATTTTATCCCCCTACAGGAATGGCAGCAGGCAGGTATTTTGCTCCTGGAAGATACAACGTTTACCGGCAAAAGCATTCGCCTGTCGTTAGCTTATAATGATTACTTTGGAGGCTATAAGCGGCCTAATGAAATATTAGTGCAGGCTATTACCTACCTGGGCAACGGTTTCGGAAAACCGGAAGAGATAGCGCATGCCCCGGTTGTTCTGTTAAACGACAGCACGCGCAATAACCCTGTAATTCTTAACAATCTTCAAAACTCTGCTCTACGCATCGAAAAGCATGGCAAAACTTTCCGTTTCCTGTATGCAGGCGGTATTAGTGCCAACGGCGCCTTTAAGCAAGTGGCAAGCCAGGAATTTGAGATGCAGCCCCGCTATATTGGTATTTTTGCCATAAGCGGCTTTGTAAAGGGCACGGCAGCCATACCGGCGCGCTTTACTTATTTTACGCTCAGCCCCGATAATTGCAACAGGTAGCGTAGGTTGTTCATAAGTAAAACTACGTACGCCCAAATGGGTGAAAACACCTATTTCAGCATTTTTCTTTTTGCTTTAATTTTATCGCACCTGATTAATTAAAGTATTTTAACCATGGCTGTACGTATTCTTTGTATTAAAACCGATGAAACACCACATGATAACCCGTATGTGGCAATTGATTCGCTGGAGTGGATTAACGAGCGAATAAACGTTAAAGGAATAACCGAACGCGCAAAACTTTACGACTGGATAAAGAACGAGGACGGCGAAGCCTACATTATTGACGAATATGGCAATAAAACCTGCCTGATACCGGCACTTTGCCCCAAAGGCAACAAATATGTAAAAACTATAAGCGGAGATCCTGAAACGGATATTTTACTGGGTTTGCCCGAGTGTGCCTGATGTTGCTACCATTTGCAAAACGGCAACACCGATAAATTGGAATTGTAATACCTGGCCTCGCCGGTAACCTCGGTAGTAACCCAGGGCGGCAGTATAAATTTTTCATCTTCGCTTTCCAGTTCAATTTCGGCAACCAGCAGGCCTTTGTTATCGCCTAAAAACTCGTCTACTTCCCATTCTTTGCCGCCAACATCAATCCGATACCTGCGTTTTTTCAGTTCGGATATGGCAAAATTATTCAACAGCTCTTCACCATCAACGGCAGGGATTGCATACTCATACTCCAACCTGCTTAAACCGGTAGTGCCTCCTTTTATAGTTATAAAACCCTCATCAGGCGTTACGCGTATGCGGATAGTTTTACCGGGCTCGCTTAAAATATAGCCTTGCCTAAAGTAAGTACCTATGGGCTTTGGCATTTGTTGCCATTGATTGTGGTCAACTAAAAATTTACGCTCTATTTCAACTCCCATGATTTCTTGTTTTATTATTTAACTGCTTAGCTGCCGGTTGGTTTTAAAATTACAAGCCCGGCAAATAGTATAAAAGCTCCGCAAATATTATTTTATTAAATCAATAACCTATATTTAAAACCGAAACCCTTTACCTGATGATAACAAAAACAAAGCTACCGGTATTATTACTAACACTTTCAATATTCTTTAACCTGGCCTGTAAACAACCTCCTATTGTTAAACACAACGGCGAAAAAGACCTGATATCATTTAAACCGGTGTGGGGAGTAGCTTATTCAGAAATTTCAAGACACACAGCAAACGGTCTTTCGTTCACTAACTATGGTTACCAGATGGAGCCTCAATGGCGTATCAACTTTGTATCTAACGATTCGGCAAGTATCTATAGCCCAACTAAGGGAAAATTCATCAACTTTCCGTTAACGCGTGGCTACGATTCTATTTTTAATACCGCGCGTACCTGGCTCAAAGTAAAAGCAATGAACCGGGATAGCCTGAAACTGGAAATAATTAATTCATACGGCGACACCGTTGATAAGCGGGGAACAAAAATTTATATGACCTTTTATGCTGATAATTACATCAAAAATACCCTGCACACCGATACCGCTATATTAAAAAGAGCAAACCACAAAGATTCGCTCTTCATCAAAAGATTATCTGATGCCTCTAATAAAGATTATACCAAGGCATTTGCAGCAAGGCAGCCCGCTACGTTATCCAGCACAAGCCACAAGGTGAAAGTAAAAAAATGGATTGCCGAAGGTGACCTGCTTAATCATTTTGATACATCTGACGATTATATGAACCCTACGTTTGACATCGCGATAACTAAGGCCTATGCTGATTTTTACTATTCATTCAGCGTATATATTGATGCTGATGGGCAAATGCATTATAATGAGCCGCTCATACCCTTTCTTGGCCAATCCTTAAAAGACAACTACATACATCAATCTACCGCCGTCATGAACGGCTATTTAAAGCATTACCTGAAAGTTACACCAGGCAAAACATTGAACATGCTGCATGCCAGCAAAATTAACATCCATGTGCAGGGAATAACAGGAATTTAATTCGTTTATTGGTTAGCTGGTTCATTATTTCGTTGGCAAAAAAATTTTGGATAAATGCTAAAATCATTTGTGCAAAAGTCCTCTGTCCTTTGGCTTAAAAACCCTAAATCTCCAAAATCTAAAGTCCGTTTTAGCTGTTTATTGAATTATCTATATCTTTAAGGCGTATGCTATCTATCAATATAAAAACAATAAAACTGGCTGGTTTTATACTGCTTACAATCATCTCGCTTGCGCAAATGGGCTGCAGCGGCGGTCCTGGCAATAAAAAAAAAGAATTAATAGATTTTAAGCCTTACAATGGCATCAACTATTCCGAAGTAAAACGCAGGCAAAAAAACGGGTTATCATTTAACGAATATGGCTACCAGCTTGAACCGCAGTGGAAACTTAAATTTGAATCGGACGATTCGGTAAGTATTTACAGCCCTACCAAAAAAGCATTCATCAACTTTCCGCTTACACGCGGATACGATTCTATTTTTAATGCCGCCCGCTCCTGGCTAAAGGTGCAAAAAATGACTAAGGATAGCCTTATTCTTGAAATTATTAAACAAAAAGGCGATTCGCTTGATATCAAGGGCACCAAAGTGTACATGACCTTTTATGCCGATAACTATGTAAAAAATGTATTGCATACCGATACATCAATACTAAGGCACCCCAGCCGGCAGGATACCCTGTTTATCCGCTCGCTGGCGGCAAAAGCAAATGCCGATTATAAAAAACAGTTTTCGGCAAGGCAGCCGGCCCAAATTACCAGCCGCAGCCCACAGGTAACAGTCAAACAACGCATTAC is drawn from Mucilaginibacter ginsenosidivorax and contains these coding sequences:
- a CDS encoding CYTH domain-containing protein, which encodes MGVEIERKFLVDHNQWQQMPKPIGTYFRQGYILSEPGKTIRIRVTPDEGFITIKGGTTGLSRLEYEYAIPAVDGEELLNNFAISELKKRRYRIDVGGKEWEVDEFLGDNKGLLVAEIELESEDEKFILPPWVTTEVTGEARYYNSNLSVLPFCKW